The Neobacillus sp. PS3-34 genome has a window encoding:
- a CDS encoding N-acetyltransferase: MFTLEKKNKKIYFRVAEIHALSFEYSMNMGEVPLVDVHRHRLEFDPELSLVAEEDGKVLGHCLFTPHEIFLNGETIKAAILAQIAIDPAMQKKGIGAKLIEEGHKRLIDKGFEMSILLGHSDYYPRFGYQTNMFGTCYLEIQRDSIPPQPEGISERWVKADDIPFLNSIWEMWFNDVDLAMKPGNSIIDWISNDKSTVSSVVTRDSEAIGYLRYAKEFLHKPTSFLARDENSASEMLAYINGKSEAVSEQPLYLPVHPDSSAVRNLLKVSFEHKMKTWEAAMIKELTPNPLVSQYVSEIKEGSRTCGLIIWPVEFDVC; the protein is encoded by the coding sequence ATATTCACATTAGAAAAGAAGAACAAAAAGATCTATTTTAGAGTAGCAGAAATTCACGCCTTATCCTTTGAATACAGCATGAATATGGGAGAAGTGCCTCTCGTTGATGTACATCGGCATCGATTAGAATTTGATCCCGAATTATCACTCGTTGCAGAGGAGGATGGGAAAGTACTTGGCCATTGCCTTTTTACCCCTCATGAAATTTTTTTGAATGGCGAGACAATAAAAGCGGCCATTTTAGCGCAGATTGCAATAGACCCTGCCATGCAGAAAAAAGGTATTGGAGCCAAATTAATAGAAGAAGGCCATAAACGTTTAATAGATAAAGGGTTTGAGATGTCCATCCTGTTAGGGCACTCTGACTATTATCCGCGCTTTGGCTATCAGACGAACATGTTTGGTACGTGCTATCTTGAAATCCAGCGCGATTCCATACCTCCTCAACCAGAAGGAATTTCGGAAAGATGGGTAAAAGCTGACGATATACCATTTTTGAATTCAATCTGGGAAATGTGGTTTAACGATGTTGACCTGGCAATGAAACCTGGAAACAGTATAATCGACTGGATTAGTAATGACAAATCAACTGTTTCATCAGTTGTGACGAGGGATTCTGAAGCTATCGGCTATCTAAGGTATGCGAAAGAATTCCTGCACAAACCAACTTCCTTTTTAGCAAGGGATGAAAATTCAGCTTCAGAAATGCTTGCTTATATTAATGGAAAAAGCGAAGCGGTGTCGGAGCAGCCACTTTATTTACCGGTCCACCCAGATTCCTCAGCTGTAAGGAATTTATTAAAGGTATCATTTGAACATAAAATGAAAACATGGGAAGCAGCAATGATCAAAGAGTTAACTCCGAATCCATTGGTAAGCCAATATGTATCGGAAATAAAGGAAGGGTCAAGAACTTGCGGCTTAATTATCTGGCCTGTCGAGTTTGATGTTTGTTAG
- a CDS encoding serine/threonine protein kinase, whose protein sequence is MELELYIKLIEEELFPFIELKTESPFDPIIVKNESISWSTIGSGNYAAVFVHPAKPEWVVKVYRRSHEEIKKEIEVYKRIGEHEAYSTLYAYGDNYLILKNLEGITLFNAVIKGVQIPESVIKDIDKGLNFAREIGLNPFDIHGKNVVMHKGKGYIVDISDFYKKGYCSKWNDLKKAYFKIYKPFLYKIHPPIPFAVVDSVRKGYRLYKKTKAKGRNLFNQSRRDAQL, encoded by the coding sequence ATGGAATTGGAATTATATATAAAATTAATAGAAGAAGAACTATTTCCTTTTATTGAGTTAAAAACAGAAAGTCCTTTTGACCCGATCATTGTAAAAAATGAATCGATTTCGTGGTCCACAATTGGAAGCGGGAATTATGCCGCAGTGTTCGTCCATCCCGCAAAACCAGAATGGGTGGTTAAGGTATATCGCCGCAGCCACGAGGAAATAAAAAAGGAAATAGAAGTTTACAAGAGAATTGGCGAGCATGAGGCTTATTCAACATTATACGCCTATGGTGATAACTATTTAATTTTAAAAAATCTTGAGGGGATTACACTTTTTAATGCCGTTATAAAGGGAGTCCAAATTCCCGAAAGCGTTATTAAGGATATTGATAAAGGGCTGAACTTTGCAAGGGAAATAGGGCTGAATCCCTTTGATATTCATGGCAAGAATGTGGTCATGCATAAGGGGAAGGGCTATATTGTCGATATCTCCGACTTTTATAAAAAAGGTTATTGCAGCAAATGGAATGATCTCAAAAAAGCGTATTTTAAAATATATAAGCCTTTCCTATATAAAATTCATCCGCCCATCCCGTTTGCTGTGGTGGATTCTGTCAGAAAGGGATACAGACTTTATAAGAAAACAAAAGCAAAGGGCAGAAACCTTTTCAATCAGAGTAGAAGAGATGCACAACTATAG